The proteins below are encoded in one region of Sphingobium yanoikuyae:
- a CDS encoding glycoside hydrolase family 43 protein, whose protein sequence is MRRRDFTLGLGALALAGCATRSAARADDLLVFAYFTTGKGEADGLKLAVSEDGFAFRTLAGGRSLLVPQVGEKKLMRDPYLFADKGVYHLLWTTAWEGVTIGHATSRDLVQWSPQRAIPVMQDVPGTRNCWAPEAVRDPATGRHILFWSSTVEGRFTETAGTSESGYNHRLWSVSTADFETFSAPAPLYDPGFSVIDGTFAQAPGGGLYLIVKDETVQPPHKWLQVAKAESPTGPFGPLSPPFSPGWVEGPMSAQVGDALVCYYDVYKEGRWGAAMTRDMVNWTDVSARLTMPAGARHGSLLRVPRALVADIV, encoded by the coding sequence ATGAGACGGCGCGACTTCACATTGGGGCTGGGCGCGCTGGCGCTGGCGGGGTGCGCCACCCGATCGGCGGCGCGCGCCGATGACCTGCTGGTCTTTGCCTATTTCACCACCGGCAAGGGCGAGGCCGATGGCCTCAAACTGGCGGTGAGCGAGGATGGCTTTGCCTTTCGCACGCTGGCGGGCGGACGCAGCCTGCTGGTGCCGCAGGTGGGCGAGAAGAAGCTGATGCGCGACCCCTATCTGTTCGCGGACAAGGGCGTCTATCATCTGCTGTGGACCACCGCCTGGGAAGGGGTGACGATCGGCCATGCGACCAGCCGCGATCTGGTCCAATGGTCGCCGCAGCGCGCCATTCCGGTGATGCAGGACGTGCCGGGCACCCGCAATTGCTGGGCGCCCGAGGCGGTGCGCGATCCGGCGACGGGGCGGCATATCCTCTTCTGGTCGAGCACGGTGGAGGGGCGCTTCACCGAAACGGCGGGGACATCGGAATCGGGCTACAACCACCGTCTCTGGTCGGTCAGCACGGCCGATTTCGAGACGTTCAGCGCGCCCGCGCCGCTCTATGACCCCGGCTTCAGCGTGATCGACGGGACGTTCGCGCAGGCGCCGGGTGGCGGCCTCTATCTGATCGTCAAGGATGAGACGGTGCAGCCGCCGCACAAATGGCTGCAGGTGGCCAAGGCGGAAAGCCCGACCGGACCGTTCGGCCCCCTGTCGCCGCCCTTCTCGCCCGGCTGGGTCGAGGGGCCGATGAGCGCGCAGGTCGGCGATGCGCTGGTCTGTTATTATGACGTCTACAAGGAGGGTCGCTGGGGCGCGGCGATGACCCGCGACATGGTCAACTGGACCGACGTCAGCGCACGCCTGACCATGCCGGCCGGCGCGCGCCACGGATCATTGCTGCGCGTTCCCCGTGCCCTGGTTGCCGACATCGTCTGA
- a CDS encoding FUSC family protein codes for MKKAALSAWSERLGVPAALFSLKCFLAAMLALYVALSIGLERPYWAFLTSYIVAQPLAGAVISKAIFRAIGTIVGAAFSVAIVPPLVNSPELLTLAMAAWLALCVFVSLLDRTPRSYMFVLAGYSACLIVFPDVDSPQTIFTVATLRVQEIWIGIACGSIVHGVVLPGSITGNLFARVEAMLRDAERWSRDAIATDPVPGLDAERRRLAQDVTELHQMSIHLPFDISRLAPRVRTVRAMQDQLSLLLPLGAAVEDRLAMLKQANGGIVPAQVEQLIADARDWLDHPGTDSATRAAGAQALIDRCAALEPAADSDMDWAGMMRLSLYSRLGTLIAVHRDCRDLFDQMLTHSRSPVTPRVAELLEGRRNRELHRDYAGAARGAFAAFMTVTIGCALWIGSGWHDGGSAVMLAGVFLALFSASDNPLAPLKGFMIGTIIATFLGALYGYAIMPRLDGFAMLALAYAPPLLVLGAMMASPRWMGIALPTLLGLGSPVLLSSAYVSAFASYVNGSVAQLVGIWFAIIMAGLLQSAGVERAVRRTVRAGWADIATRANLMTQPDVRGWINRMLDRIALLAPRLAAIRTDSGKPLYDALRDLRTGVAIGELRQLRVDLPFDEGAPLGRVLGGVADHYRRLDPDAPAAADPALLDDIDSAIGDLAANPAPSVRRDAILALVSLRRNLFADSAGYRMTPLTPKTPMTGVPA; via the coding sequence ATGAAAAAGGCCGCTTTGTCAGCCTGGAGCGAGCGCCTCGGCGTTCCCGCCGCGCTATTCTCGCTCAAATGTTTCCTGGCGGCGATGCTGGCCCTTTATGTGGCGCTCAGCATTGGCCTGGAACGCCCCTATTGGGCCTTCCTCACCTCCTATATCGTTGCCCAGCCGCTCGCCGGCGCGGTGATTTCCAAGGCGATCTTCCGCGCCATCGGCACCATTGTCGGGGCCGCCTTCTCCGTCGCGATCGTCCCGCCGCTGGTCAATTCGCCCGAACTCCTGACCCTCGCCATGGCCGCCTGGCTGGCGCTCTGCGTCTTCGTCTCACTGCTCGATCGCACGCCGCGCTCCTACATGTTCGTGCTGGCCGGCTACAGCGCCTGCCTGATCGTCTTCCCCGACGTCGACTCGCCCCAGACCATCTTCACCGTCGCCACCCTGCGCGTGCAGGAAATCTGGATCGGCATCGCCTGCGGCAGCATCGTCCATGGCGTCGTTCTGCCCGGCTCGATCACCGGCAACCTCTTCGCCCGCGTCGAAGCCATGCTGCGCGATGCCGAACGCTGGTCGCGCGACGCGATCGCGACCGATCCGGTGCCCGGCCTTGATGCCGAACGCCGCCGTCTGGCGCAGGACGTCACCGAACTGCACCAGATGTCGATCCATCTGCCCTTCGACATCAGCCGCCTCGCGCCGCGCGTCCGGACTGTGCGCGCGATGCAGGACCAGCTCTCGCTGCTGCTGCCGCTGGGCGCCGCGGTCGAGGATCGGCTGGCGATGCTGAAACAGGCCAATGGCGGCATCGTCCCGGCCCAGGTCGAACAGCTGATCGCCGATGCGCGCGACTGGCTCGATCATCCCGGCACCGACAGTGCGACCCGCGCCGCCGGCGCCCAGGCGCTGATCGACCGCTGCGCCGCGCTGGAACCGGCGGCCGACAGCGATATGGACTGGGCCGGCATGATGCGGCTCAGCCTCTATTCCCGCCTCGGCACGCTGATCGCGGTTCATCGCGACTGCCGCGACCTGTTCGACCAGATGCTGACCCACAGCCGCAGCCCGGTGACGCCGCGCGTGGCCGAACTGCTGGAGGGGCGTCGCAACCGCGAACTGCATCGCGATTATGCCGGCGCCGCGCGCGGCGCCTTCGCCGCCTTCATGACGGTGACGATCGGCTGTGCCTTGTGGATCGGCAGCGGCTGGCATGACGGCGGCAGCGCGGTGATGCTGGCCGGCGTCTTCCTTGCGCTCTTCTCGGCGTCGGACAATCCGCTCGCCCCGCTCAAGGGCTTCATGATCGGCACGATCATCGCCACATTCCTCGGCGCCCTCTACGGCTATGCCATCATGCCCAGGCTCGACGGTTTCGCCATGCTCGCCTTGGCCTATGCGCCGCCGCTGCTGGTGTTGGGCGCGATGATGGCCTCGCCGCGCTGGATGGGCATTGCGCTGCCGACGCTGCTCGGCCTCGGCAGTCCGGTGCTGCTCTCCAGTGCCTATGTCAGCGCCTTCGCCTCCTATGTGAACGGCTCGGTGGCACAGCTGGTCGGCATCTGGTTCGCCATCATCATGGCCGGCCTGCTGCAATCGGCCGGGGTGGAGCGCGCCGTGCGCCGCACCGTGCGCGCCGGCTGGGCCGATATCGCCACTCGCGCCAACCTCATGACCCAGCCCGATGTGCGCGGCTGGATCAACCGCATGCTTGATCGCATCGCGCTGCTCGCTCCGCGCCTCGCCGCCATTCGCACGGACAGCGGCAAGCCGCTCTATGACGCGCTGCGCGATCTGCGCACCGGTGTCGCCATCGGCGAATTGCGCCAGCTCCGCGTCGATCTCCCCTTTGACGAGGGCGCTCCGCTTGGCCGGGTGCTGGGCGGCGTGGCCGACCATTATCGCCGGCTCGATCCCGATGCGCCGGCTGCGGCCGATCCCGCCCTGCTCGACGACATCGACAGCGCCATCGGCGACCTTGCCGCCAATCCGGCCCCCTCGGTCCGCCGCGATGCGATCCTGGCGCTGGTCAGCCTGCGCCGCAATCTCTTCGCCGACAGCGCCGGCTATCGCATGACCCCCCTGACCCCAAAGACCCCCATGACCGGAGTTCCCGCATGA
- a CDS encoding DUF1656 domain-containing protein, with amino-acid sequence MTGELSIDGVFFPTLLALALAALILTYGLTRLIAAFGLYRFLAYRALVDLSLFVLTLGGLSILVPMLGIRL; translated from the coding sequence ATGACCGGCGAATTGTCCATCGACGGGGTCTTCTTCCCCACGCTGCTGGCGCTGGCGCTGGCCGCGCTCATCCTCACCTATGGCCTCACCCGCCTGATCGCGGCGTTCGGCCTCTACCGCTTTCTTGCCTATCGGGCCCTCGTCGACCTCAGCCTGTTCGTGCTGACGCTCGGGGGCCTGTCCATTCTCGTTCCGATGCTGGGAATCCGCCTATGA
- a CDS encoding efflux transporter outer membrane subunit — protein sequence MRKGIATSLMALALSACATAGPDYHPPEHSAATAPGAQGNFQSAQGAGFSNADLPDHWWKLYNDPRLDALIAEALTANTDLRVADANLTAAQAVLRETEAGRQISTTISGGETLARPSGVTQHLPGSVSYDFGLSASYPLDLNGRIRRAIESSGANVEAVTAARDYVRVSVAAATAKAYAQVCAANYALGVNRRVVSLQRDTLNATQRLFKGGRGTAFDVSRAQAAVDQSEATLPVYEAQRQSGLYLLATLLGRPPADYPRDVESCATLPSLGAPLPVGDGTALIRRRPDIRQAERMIASDTATLGVAMADLYPQVSIGGSVGLSGPLKDFGSGSAFGFSLGPLISWTFPNRPVVRARIAQADAQVQADLASFDGSVLEALRQTETALETYRRDAEKAAALDRARDSANVSAGQANKLFRFGRSDFLDLLDTQRSLASAESSAAAARVQLVQDQIAIFLALGGGWTSDDVGNQGTGNAQQ from the coding sequence ATGCGTAAGGGTATCGCCACATCCTTGATGGCACTGGCGCTCAGCGCCTGCGCCACCGCCGGGCCGGACTATCATCCGCCCGAGCATTCGGCCGCGACCGCGCCGGGCGCGCAGGGTAATTTCCAGTCGGCGCAGGGTGCGGGCTTCAGCAATGCCGACCTGCCCGACCATTGGTGGAAACTCTATAACGACCCCCGGCTCGACGCGCTGATTGCCGAGGCGCTGACCGCCAATACCGACCTGCGCGTCGCCGATGCCAATCTCACCGCGGCGCAGGCCGTGCTGCGCGAGACGGAGGCGGGGCGCCAGATCAGCACCACGATCAGCGGCGGCGAAACGCTGGCACGGCCTTCGGGCGTGACCCAGCATCTGCCCGGCTCGGTCAGCTATGATTTCGGCCTCAGCGCCTCCTATCCGCTCGACCTCAACGGTCGCATCCGCCGCGCGATCGAATCGAGCGGCGCCAATGTCGAGGCAGTGACCGCCGCGCGCGACTATGTCCGCGTCAGCGTCGCCGCCGCCACGGCCAAGGCCTATGCCCAGGTCTGCGCCGCCAATTATGCGCTCGGCGTCAATCGCCGGGTCGTCTCGCTCCAGCGCGATACGCTCAACGCCACCCAGCGCCTGTTCAAGGGCGGTCGCGGCACCGCCTTCGACGTCAGCCGCGCCCAGGCGGCAGTGGACCAGAGCGAGGCGACGCTGCCGGTCTATGAAGCACAGCGCCAGAGCGGCCTCTATCTGCTCGCCACCCTGCTCGGCCGTCCGCCGGCCGATTATCCCAGGGATGTGGAAAGCTGCGCCACTCTGCCGTCGCTTGGCGCGCCGCTGCCGGTGGGCGATGGCACCGCGCTGATCCGTCGCCGCCCCGACATCCGCCAGGCCGAACGCATGATCGCGTCCGACACCGCGACTTTGGGCGTCGCCATGGCCGATCTCTATCCGCAGGTCAGCATCGGCGGCTCGGTCGGCCTGTCCGGCCCGCTCAAGGATTTCGGCTCCGGCTCCGCCTTCGGCTTCAGCCTCGGCCCGCTCATCAGCTGGACCTTCCCCAACCGCCCGGTGGTCCGCGCTCGGATTGCTCAGGCCGATGCCCAGGTGCAGGCCGATCTTGCCAGCTTCGACGGCAGCGTGCTGGAAGCGCTGCGCCAGACCGAAACCGCGCTCGAAACCTATCGCCGCGATGCGGAAAAGGCCGCCGCGCTCGATCGCGCGCGCGACAGTGCCAATGTCTCTGCGGGGCAGGCGAACAAGCTGTTCCGCTTCGGCCGCAGCGATTTCCTCGACCTGCTCGATACCCAGCGCAGCCTCGCCAGCGCCGAATCCTCGGCCGCGGCCGCCCGCGTCCAGCTGGTGCAGGACCAGATCGCCATCTTCCTGGCGCTGGGCGGCGGCTGGACCTCAGACGATGTCGGCAACCAGGGCACGGGGAACGCGCAGCAATGA
- a CDS encoding M16 family metallopeptidase, which yields MILTRMSRRLPLMLGLSALAFVPLGSAAQAAPTAAAAAPAPLSSLVSAVDIPYQEFRLPNGLRVIVHTDRKAPIVAVSVWYHVGSRFEPAGKTGFAHLFEHLMFYGSENADGPFFGRLEDIGATDWNGTTWFDRTNYFETVPTGALDRALFLESDRMGHLLGAVTQTKLDAQRGVVQNEKRMGENEPYGLVEYAQLAGMLPEGHPYRHSTIGSMADLNAASLADVQSWFKTHYGPNNATLVLAGDIDVPTAKAKVEKWFGNIASGPAPQDVDATVPTLGKDVEKVMHDNVAATRLYRNWIVPGVNSPDLQQLDLALSVFGGLGSSRLDNILVRDEKVAVAVKASIQPFEKLSMVEITVDVKPGQDPVAVGKRLDALLADYLAKGPSADEVLRAATQQLSGTIGGLEKVGGFSGKAVTLAEGAVYSNDPGKYKKDLAIYAAATPASVSAAARKWLGRPVFRLTVSPGERSAEDNALAGNAPSGSATMHPAHFRDPNGPAPKAGTPPPPTKVAEPPIEPVKDLVFPPVERAKLSNGMSVVFSRRATVPVVKVSVAFDAGNAADNRQKLGTAALTTALLDEGTTSRNSVQISEEQERLGAGISAANSMDATNVGLYALKPNLDASLGLLADIIRNPAFDPKEVERLRSQMLTRIAAEKTQPMAIAQRMLPPMLYGQAHPYGIPFTGSGTESGVKAVTRADLVAFHDTWMRPDNATIFATGDTTLAELLPLLEKRFGDWKAPAIAKGAKLFRMDRMMRPSRIVLIDKPQSPQSMILAGQLTNKAGTDNPVTLITANEVLGGSTTSRLTMDLREAKGWAYGAGTGMPGVKETIPLLVYAPVQTDKTGESIIAARQDIKDFLTSKGTTQAERDQTINGQILSLPGSFETSSDLLSAMMRNNLLGRPDDYYATLPATYRAITAAQMDQAAREAINPDRLIWVVVGDAKLVKPQLDAVGLPVEMGTLAD from the coding sequence ATGATCCTTACCCGCATGTCCCGCCGGCTTCCCCTGATGCTCGGCCTGTCCGCGCTTGCGTTCGTGCCGCTTGGCTCCGCCGCGCAGGCCGCGCCGACCGCTGCCGCCGCCGCGCCCGCGCCGCTCTCCAGCCTCGTTTCGGCGGTGGACATCCCCTATCAGGAATTTCGCCTGCCCAACGGTCTGCGGGTCATCGTCCATACCGATCGCAAGGCGCCGATCGTCGCCGTCTCGGTCTGGTATCATGTCGGCTCGCGCTTCGAGCCTGCCGGCAAGACCGGCTTTGCCCATCTGTTCGAACATCTGATGTTCTATGGCTCGGAAAATGCCGACGGTCCCTTCTTCGGCCGTCTGGAAGATATCGGCGCCACCGACTGGAACGGCACGACCTGGTTCGACCGCACCAATTATTTCGAGACGGTGCCGACCGGCGCGCTCGATCGCGCCCTGTTCCTGGAATCCGACCGCATGGGCCATCTGCTCGGCGCCGTGACCCAGACCAAGCTCGATGCCCAGCGCGGCGTCGTCCAGAATGAAAAGCGCATGGGCGAGAATGAGCCCTATGGCCTGGTCGAATATGCCCAGCTTGCCGGCATGCTGCCCGAAGGCCACCCCTATCGCCACTCGACCATCGGCTCGATGGCGGATCTGAACGCGGCCAGCCTCGCCGACGTCCAGAGCTGGTTCAAGACTCACTACGGCCCCAACAACGCCACCCTGGTGCTGGCCGGTGACATCGACGTGCCGACCGCCAAGGCGAAGGTCGAAAAATGGTTCGGCAACATCGCGTCGGGCCCGGCGCCGCAGGATGTCGACGCGACCGTGCCGACGCTCGGCAAGGATGTGGAAAAGGTGATGCACGACAATGTCGCTGCCACCCGCCTTTACCGCAACTGGATCGTCCCCGGCGTCAATTCGCCCGACCTGCAGCAGCTTGACCTTGCCCTCTCGGTGTTCGGTGGCCTCGGTTCCTCGCGCCTCGACAATATCCTGGTGCGCGACGAGAAGGTGGCGGTCGCGGTCAAGGCCAGCATCCAGCCGTTCGAGAAGCTGTCGATGGTCGAGATCACCGTGGACGTGAAGCCGGGTCAGGATCCGGTCGCCGTGGGCAAGCGGCTCGACGCGCTGCTCGCCGACTATCTCGCCAAGGGCCCCAGCGCGGACGAGGTGCTGCGCGCCGCGACCCAGCAGCTCTCCGGCACGATCGGTGGTCTCGAAAAGGTCGGCGGCTTCTCCGGCAAGGCGGTGACCCTGGCCGAAGGCGCTGTCTATTCCAATGATCCCGGCAAATATAAGAAGGATCTCGCCATCTATGCCGCCGCAACGCCCGCCAGCGTCTCGGCCGCCGCGCGCAAATGGCTGGGCCGCCCGGTCTTCCGCCTGACCGTGTCGCCCGGCGAACGCTCGGCCGAGGATAATGCGCTCGCCGGCAATGCGCCCTCGGGCAGCGCCACCATGCATCCCGCCCATTTCCGCGATCCCAATGGCCCCGCGCCCAAGGCCGGCACGCCCCCGCCGCCGACCAAGGTGGCCGAGCCGCCGATCGAGCCGGTCAAGGATCTGGTCTTCCCGCCGGTCGAGCGCGCGAAGCTCTCCAACGGCATGTCGGTCGTCTTCTCGCGCCGCGCCACCGTGCCGGTGGTGAAGGTCTCGGTCGCCTTCGATGCGGGCAATGCCGCCGACAACCGGCAGAAGCTCGGCACCGCCGCGCTCACCACCGCGCTGCTCGACGAAGGCACCACCAGCCGCAACTCGGTGCAGATTTCCGAGGAGCAGGAACGGCTGGGCGCCGGCATCAGCGCAGCCAACAGCATGGATGCCACCAATGTCGGCCTCTATGCGCTCAAGCCCAATCTCGACGCCTCGCTCGGCCTGCTCGCCGACATCATCCGCAACCCTGCCTTCGATCCCAAGGAAGTGGAACGGCTGCGCAGCCAGATGCTGACCCGCATCGCCGCGGAAAAGACCCAGCCCATGGCCATCGCCCAGCGCATGCTGCCGCCGATGCTCTATGGCCAGGCCCATCCCTATGGCATTCCCTTCACCGGTTCGGGCACCGAAAGCGGGGTGAAGGCGGTGACGCGCGCCGATCTGGTCGCCTTCCATGACACATGGATGCGCCCGGACAATGCGACCATCTTCGCCACTGGCGACACGACGCTGGCCGAACTGCTGCCGCTGCTCGAAAAGCGCTTCGGCGACTGGAAGGCCCCGGCCATTGCCAAGGGCGCCAAGCTGTTCCGCATGGACCGCATGATGCGCCCGTCGCGCATCGTCCTCATCGACAAGCCGCAAAGTCCGCAGTCGATGATCCTCGCCGGCCAGCTCACCAACAAGGCGGGCACCGACAATCCGGTCACCCTTATCACCGCGAACGAGGTGCTGGGCGGCAGCACCACCTCGCGCCTGACCATGGACCTGCGTGAGGCGAAGGGCTGGGCCTATGGCGCGGGCACCGGCATGCCCGGCGTCAAGGAAACGATCCCGCTGCTGGTCTACGCCCCGGTCCAGACCGACAAGACCGGCGAATCGATCATCGCCGCGCGCCAGGACATCAAGGATTTCCTGACCAGCAAGGGCACGACCCAGGCGGAGCGCGATCAGACGATCAATGGCCAGATCCTGTCGCTGCCCGGCAGCTTCGAAACCTCGTCCGACCTGCTCTCGGCGATGATGCGCAACAATCTGCTCGGCCGGCCCGACGACTATTATGCCACCCTGCCGGCAACCTATCGCGCCATCACTGCGGCGCAGATGGATCAGGCCGCGCGCGAGGCGATCAACCCCGATCGGCTGATCTGGGTCGTGGTCGGCGATGCGAAATTGGTGAAGCCCCAGCTTGACGCGGTCGGCCTGCCGGTGGAAATGGGCACATTGGCTGATTGA
- a CDS encoding MarR family winged helix-turn-helix transcriptional regulator, whose protein sequence is MNRTELQRALAHNMPQIARLWRQLADSTLAEFGVSNSAGWCLLYLDRLGADVRQIELADVLGITQPSLVRTLDHLQAAALIERTPNPEDRRSNCLSLTTSGRDLVGRIETRLSNMRNDLLDGVSEADIETAVNLLELLRRRIGERRGQS, encoded by the coding sequence GTGAATCGGACCGAACTTCAGCGCGCGCTGGCGCATAATATGCCGCAGATTGCGCGCCTCTGGCGCCAGCTTGCCGATTCCACCCTGGCCGAATTCGGCGTCTCCAATTCCGCCGGCTGGTGCCTTCTCTATCTCGACCGGCTGGGCGCCGACGTGCGCCAGATCGAACTGGCCGATGTGCTGGGCATCACCCAGCCTTCGCTGGTCCGCACCCTCGACCATCTACAGGCCGCCGCCCTGATCGAGCGCACCCCCAATCCGGAGGATCGCCGGTCCAACTGCCTGTCGCTCACCACCTCCGGCCGCGACCTGGTCGGCCGCATCGAAACGCGGCTCAGCAACATGCGCAACGACCTGCTCGATGGTGTGTCAGAGGCGGATATCGAGACGGCGGTCAATCTGTTAGAACTGCTGCGACGCCGTATCGGGGAGCGCCGGGGCCAGTCATGA
- a CDS encoding efflux RND transporter periplasmic adaptor subunit, with the protein MNRLTGTLIRSAATIIIVILAVIVAVWMWNHYERSPWTRDGRVRADVVRVTPDIGGLVTSVAVRDNQQVKAGDLLFVIDTPRYALALEQAEAQIASAQATLGQARREATRDLALGDLVAKESHEQNVARVATAQAALAEARSARDAAALNLKRTQVRASVNGVVTNLDLHPGDYLGAGTQAMALIDSDSLRVEGYFEETKLPLVCIGAPVTVRLMGEKQDLHGKVESIAYGINDSTRSDSGNLLPTVEPTFSWVRLAQRIPVRVKLTNVPANITLISGRTATVTVEPAKKDAKPGSCRHA; encoded by the coding sequence ATGAACCGCCTGACCGGGACGCTGATCCGCAGCGCCGCCACCATCATCATCGTCATTCTCGCCGTCATCGTCGCGGTGTGGATGTGGAACCATTATGAGCGCAGCCCCTGGACCCGCGACGGCCGAGTGCGCGCCGATGTGGTGCGCGTGACCCCCGATATTGGCGGCCTCGTCACCTCGGTCGCGGTGCGCGACAATCAGCAGGTGAAGGCAGGCGACCTGCTCTTCGTCATCGACACGCCGCGCTATGCGCTGGCGCTGGAACAGGCGGAGGCGCAGATCGCCAGCGCCCAGGCGACGCTCGGCCAGGCCCGGCGAGAGGCGACCCGCGATCTGGCGCTGGGCGACCTCGTCGCCAAGGAAAGCCATGAACAGAATGTCGCCCGCGTCGCCACGGCGCAGGCCGCGCTGGCCGAAGCCAGAAGCGCGCGCGACGCCGCCGCCTTGAACCTCAAGCGCACCCAGGTCCGCGCCTCGGTCAATGGCGTCGTCACCAATCTCGATCTCCATCCCGGCGACTATCTGGGCGCCGGCACCCAGGCGATGGCGTTGATCGACAGCGACAGCCTGCGGGTCGAGGGCTATTTCGAGGAAACCAAGTTGCCTCTGGTCTGCATCGGCGCGCCCGTCACCGTCCGCCTGATGGGGGAGAAGCAGGATCTGCACGGCAAGGTCGAAAGCATTGCCTATGGCATCAATGACTCGACCCGCAGCGATTCCGGCAATCTCCTGCCCACGGTCGAGCCGACCTTCTCCTGGGTCCGCCTCGCCCAGCGCATCCCGGTCCGGGTGAAGCTCACCAATGTCCCGGCCAATATCACGCTGATCTCGGGCCGCACCGCCACGGTGACGGTCGAACCGGCGAAGAAGGATGCCAAGCCGGGAAGCTGCCGCCATGCGTAA
- a CDS encoding glycosyl hydrolase 53 family protein, which produces MNGFTRRGTFGLATLPLLAQPALAKVSKNGARPGPYLIGADVSWVPEDEAAGARYFVDGVQKDPILILRDAGFNAIRLRIFVDPAKGYSRREPDKGWAGLTQTVKLGKRVRDAGMGLVLSFHYSDTWADPEHQAVPAAWAGYDLPALAKAVEAHTHDTLVAMRAGGAPVDMAVIGNETTFGMLWPLGRVKLSTSTGNPVTDANHAKVGEVGGFDGFAALLRAGIAGARRAEPGVAIQVHNHLGRHWPIVREWTDALIARQVDFDVVGFSCYQQRAQGDWATTFSEFVKRYPDKGLLVAEYSSRKRYINDLVHALPGKHGWGTFIWEPIRHQEAIFDQDGHNAGEGAKPDLISQGLNGAEAPGGLASQQPAVPKPEPTGPMGHGGDYVANELINLYPQMAKDYR; this is translated from the coding sequence ATGAACGGGTTCACACGCCGCGGCACATTCGGCCTTGCCACCCTGCCCCTGCTGGCCCAGCCGGCGCTGGCCAAGGTGAGCAAAAATGGCGCGCGGCCCGGCCCCTATCTGATCGGTGCCGATGTGAGCTGGGTGCCCGAGGATGAGGCGGCGGGTGCGCGCTATTTCGTGGACGGGGTGCAGAAAGACCCGATCCTGATCCTGCGCGATGCCGGGTTCAACGCGATCCGGCTGCGCATCTTCGTCGATCCGGCCAAGGGCTATTCCAGGCGGGAGCCGGACAAGGGCTGGGCCGGCCTGACCCAGACGGTGAAGCTGGGCAAGCGAGTGCGCGATGCCGGCATGGGGCTGGTGCTGAGTTTCCATTATAGCGACACCTGGGCCGATCCGGAGCATCAGGCGGTGCCGGCGGCCTGGGCCGGTTATGACCTGCCGGCGCTGGCCAAGGCAGTCGAGGCACATACCCATGACACGCTGGTGGCGATGCGGGCGGGCGGCGCGCCGGTCGACATGGCGGTGATCGGCAATGAAACGACCTTCGGCATGTTGTGGCCCCTTGGCCGGGTGAAACTGTCGACGTCGACCGGCAATCCGGTGACCGACGCCAATCATGCCAAGGTCGGCGAGGTCGGCGGGTTCGACGGCTTTGCCGCGCTGCTGCGCGCGGGGATCGCCGGCGCGCGCCGGGCCGAGCCGGGGGTCGCGATCCAGGTGCATAATCATCTGGGCCGGCACTGGCCGATCGTACGCGAATGGACCGATGCGCTGATCGCGCGGCAGGTGGATTTCGATGTGGTCGGCTTTTCCTGCTACCAGCAGCGGGCGCAGGGTGACTGGGCCACGACCTTCAGCGAATTTGTGAAGCGCTATCCCGACAAGGGGCTGCTGGTCGCCGAATATTCGAGCCGCAAGCGCTATATCAACGATCTGGTCCATGCCCTGCCCGGCAAGCATGGCTGGGGCACGTTCATCTGGGAGCCGATCCGGCACCAGGAGGCGATTTTCGACCAGGATGGGCATAATGCCGGCGAGGGGGCCAAGCCCGACCTGATCAGCCAGGGGCTGAACGGGGCGGAAGCGCCGGGCGGGCTGGCATCGCAGCAACCGGCCGTGCCGAAACCCGAACCGACCGGGCCGATGGGCCATGGCGGCGACTATGTCGCCAATGAGCTGATCAACCTCTACCCGCAAATGGCCAAGGATTATCGCTGA